In one window of Erinaceus europaeus chromosome 17, mEriEur2.1, whole genome shotgun sequence DNA:
- the LOC103122853 gene encoding olfactory receptor 52D1-like: protein MEVTNQSQTSPDTFLLMGIPGLEHLHGWIGIPFCSMYVVAVVGNVTILAVVRAERSLHEPMFLFLCMLSVTDLVLSTSTLPRMLCLFWFDAQDILFDACLTQMFFIHSFTAMESGFFLAMAIDRYVAICHPLRHTTILTNARIAKMGASVVFRGVAFFSPHPVLLKQLPYCRTRVIAHTYCEFMAVVKLACVDTGATKQYSLSVASVIGSCDGFLIAVSYVLILRVVFRLPSREASLKALGTCGSHVCVILVFYSTAVFTFLTHRFGHNVAPRIHIFIANMYLLVPPFLNPIVYGIRTKKIREYVLSFLKVKVP from the coding sequence ATGGAAGTAACCAATCAATCTCAAACGTCACCAGACACCTTCCTGCTGATGGGAATCCCGGGACTAGAGCACCTGCATGGCTGGATAGGGATTCCCTTCTGCTCCATGTACGTGGTGGCCGTGGTGGGAAACGTGACCATCCTGGCGGTGGTGAGGGCAGAGCGAAGCCTCCATGAGCCCATGTTCCTCTTTCTGTGCATGCTGTCAGTCACTGACCTGGTCCTCTCCACGTCCACGCTGCCCCGCATGCTCTGCCTCTTCTGGTTCGATGCTCAGGACATTCTCTTTGATGCCTGCCTGACCCAGATGTTCTTCATCCACAGCTTTACTGCCATGGAGTCAGGCTTCTTCCTGGCCATGGCGATTGACCGTTACGTGGCCATTtgtcatccactgcgccacaccACCATTCTCACCAATGCTCGAATTGCTAAAATGGGAGCCTCTGTGGTATTCCGGGGTGTGGCTTTCTTTTCCCCACACCCGGTCTTGCTCAAGCAGCTGCCTTACTGTAGAACCCGCGTTATCGCCCACACCTACTGTGAGTTCATGGCTGTGGTAAAGCTGGCGTGTGTGGACACAGGAGCCACCAAGCAATACAGTCTCAGCGTGGCCTCTGTCATTGGTTCCTGTGATGGCTTTCTCATTGCAGTCTCCTATGTCCTAATCCTGCGTGTGGTCTTTCGTCTTCCCTCACGGGAAGCAAGTCTCAAAGCTCTAGGCACGTGTGGCTCCCATGTCTGTGTCATCCTGGTTTTCTACTCCACAGCTGTCTTTACCTTCCTCACTCACCGCTTTGGCCACAATGTTGCTCCCCGAATTCACATCTTCATCGCCAATATGTACCTTCTGGTACCGCCATTCCTTAACCCCATTGTTTATGGTATTAGGACCAAGAAAATTCGAGAATACGTTCTTAGTTTTTTAAAGGTGAAGGTTCCCTGA
- the LOC107523079 gene encoding olfactory receptor 51L1-like, with product MRHVNSSDFQPLLLSGFPGLELYHPQISILFCVLYLIAMMGNSTIIIVIWAEKSLHEPMYFFLSMLAVSDLGLCASTLPTMLRLFWFNVREIHFDACLVQMYFIHIFSMMESGILLSMAFDRYVAISNPLRYAAILNSSTIVKISVGLLLRAILLLLPAPILIKQLNFCEANVLSHSYCLHPDIIKLSCSDHHINSFLGLTVVIVTFGLDSVLILFSYVKILATVLGIASQEERLKALNTCVSHICAVLLVYVPMLGVSVIHRFGNHLPAVAHVIMGYVYLLVPPVLNPVVYCIKTHEIRIHLLNIFKKLSKHG from the coding sequence ATGAGGCATGTCAACAGCAGTGATTTTCAGCCTTTGCTACTTTCTGGTTTTCCTGGCTTGGAACTTTATCATCCTCAGATTTCAATCCTCTTCTGTGTCTTGTATCTTATTGCGATGATGGGCAACAGCACCATCATCATAGTGATCTGGGCGGAAAAGTCACTCCATGAACCTATGTACTTCTTTCTTTCCATGTTGGCAGTCAGTGACCTGGGCCTCTGCGCTTCCACCTTGCCTACAATGCTTAGGCTATTTTGGTTTAATGTGCGTGAGATACACTTTGATGCATGTCTTGTTCAGATGTACTTTATCCACATCTTCTCCATGATGGAGTCAGGTATCCTATTGTCTATGGCTTTTGATCGCTATGTggccatatccaatcctctcagATACGCTGCCATCCTAAACAGTTCCACCATTGTGAAAATATCAGTAGGGCTTCTACTGCGGgccatccttcttcttcttccagcccCCATCCTCATTAAGCAACTCAACTTTTGTGAGGCCAATGTGCTTTCCCACTCCTACTGTCTACATCCAGACATTATTAAGCTCTCCTGTTCTGATCACCATATTAACAGCTTCTTAGGACTTACTGTAGTTATCGTTACATTTGGTCTTGATTCTGTGCTCATCCTGTTCTCCTATGTGAAGATCTTGGCCACCGTTCTGGGTATTGCCTCCCAGGAAGAACGACTCAAAGCTCTTAATACCTGTGTTTCCCACATCTGTGCTGTTCTGTTGGTCTATGTCCCTATGTTGGGAGTGTCTGTCATTCACCGCTTTGGAAATCATCTCCCAGCAGTGGCTCATGTCATCATGGGCTATGTCTATTTGTTGgttcctcctgtgctcaacccagttGTCTACTGCATCAAGACCCATGAGATACGGATTCACCTTCTGAATATTTTCAAGAAGTTATCAAAACATGGATAA
- the LOC107523080 gene encoding olfactory receptor 51I2-like gives MATWGSLTMGYNSNIGHSVSFYLTGIPGHESAHQFISIPFCVLYFIGIVGNSTILYIIHTDRSLHEPMYYFLSMLSLTDMGMSFSTLPTVLKVFWFDAREIELNACVVQMYFIHTFSLIESSVLLAMAFDRYVAICDPLRYSSKLTPRRIVYIGILIVIRCSIVLPVIFVRIPTFSFCHSHVLSHSFCLHQDVIRLACADISFNVLYGLFVIAAYWGVDSLGIFISYVFILHSVLGIASQGGKLKALNTCASHICAILILYVPMIGISIVHRYAKHSSPILHIAMANIYLLVPPVLNPIIYSIKTKQICQGLLRIFSSHRVRLAHTLKA, from the coding sequence ATGGCTACCTGGGGCAGCCTCACTATGGGCTATAACTCCAATATTGGACATTCTGTTTCATTCTACCTAACTGGGATTCCTGGCCATGAAAGTGCTCACCAATTTATTTCAATCCCCTTCTGTGTATTATACTTCATTGGCATAGTAGGAAACAGCACAATTCTTTACATCATACACACGGACAGGAGTCTCCATGAACCCATGTACTACTTCCTGTCCATGCTGTCCCTCACTGACATGGGGATGTCTTTCTCCACCCTTCCCACAGTGCTGAAAGTCTTCTGGTTCGATGCAAGGGAGATTGAGTTGAATGCCTGTGTAGTTCAGATGTATTTTATTCATACATTTTCTCTGATAGAGTCATCTGTGCTGCTAGCCATGGCTTTTGACAGATATGTTGCTATATGTGATCCTCTAAGATATTCCAGCAAACTTACCCCACGACGCATTGTCTACATAGGGATATTGATTGTAATCAGATGCTCTATTGTCCTTCCTGTCATTTTTGTTCGTATCCCTACATTTTCTTTCTGCCACTCCCACGTTCTTTCCCACTCTTTCTGTTTACATCAGGATGTCATCCGTTTGGCCTGTGCTGACATTTCCTTCAATGTTCTGTATGGCTTGTTTGTTATTGCAGCTTATTGGGGTGTAGATTCCCTAGGAATCTTTATATCTTATGTTTTCATCCTCCACTCTGTTCTAGGCATTGCATCCCAGGGAGGGAAGCTCAAAGCCCTTAATACATGTGCCTCCCATATCTGTGCTATCCTCATTCTGTATGTACCAATGATAGGGATATCTATAGTACATCGCTATGCAAAACATTCTTCACCCATCCTACACATAGCCATGGCCAATATTTACTTGTTAGTCCCACCAGTACTCAACCCGATTATTTATAGCATCAAAACAAAGCAGATTTGTCAGGGTTTGTTAAGAATATTTTCATCCCACAGGGTCAGGCTTGCTCACACTTTGAAAGCATAA
- the LOC107523081 gene encoding olfactory receptor 51G2-like: protein MSVSNSSSTLSSTFYLTGIPGYEKYHHWISIPFCLLYLVGITGNCTILHIVRTDRRLHEPMYYFLAMLSLTDMGMSLPTIITLFRVLWSISREIQFNVCVIQMFFIHTFSFTESSVLLAMALDRYVAICHPLRYATILTPRLISKIGIASLLRSAFAMIPLLARLAFFSFCHSHVLSHSYCLHQDMIRLACADIKFNVIYGLVLITVLWGMDSLGIFVSYVFILHSVLKISSREGRLKALNTCASHICAVLILYVPMIGLSIVHRFAKHSSPLIHIFMAHIYLLVPPVLNPIIYSVKTKQIRQGMLHLFLPKNTGSTVE, encoded by the coding sequence ATGTCAGTCTCAAACTCCAGCAGCACTTTGTCCTCCACTTTCTATCTCACTGGCATCCCCGGATATGAGAAATATCACCACTGGATTTCCATCCCATTCTGTCTTCTCTACCTTGTGGGAATCACAGGGAACTGCACCATCCTGCATATAGTGAGAACAGACCGCAGGCTGCATGAGCCCATGTACTACTTCCTGGCCATGCTTTCCCTCACTGACATGGGTATGTCCCTGCCCACAATAATCACACTCTTCCGCGTGTTGTGGTCCATCTCCAGGGAGATCCAGTTCAATGTCTGTGTGATCCAAATGTTTTTCATTCACACTTTCTCCTTCACTGAATCTTCTGTGCTGCTGGCCATGGCCCTCGACAGGTATGTGGCCATCTGTCACCCTTTGAGATATGCTACCATCCTCACACCAAGACTTATCTCTAAAATTGGAATTGCATCCCTGCTCCGGAGTGCTTTTGCCATGATCCCACTTTTGGCTAGGCtggccttcttttctttctgccatTCCCATGTCCTTTCTCACTCCTATTGTCTGCACCAGGACATGATTCGTCTTGCATGTGCTGACATCAAGTTTAATGTAATATATGGGTTAGTTCTAATCACTGTACTCTGGGGCATGGATTCTCTGGGTATTTTTGTGTCCTATGTGTTCATACTTCACTCAGTATTGAAAATTTCATCCCGTGAGGGGAGGCTTAAGGCTCTCAACACATGTGCATCCCACATCTGTGCTGTACTTATTCTATATGTCCCAATGATTGGACTCTCTATAGTCCATCGCTTTGCAAAACACTCCTCCCCACTTATCCACATCTTCATGGCTCATATCTACTTACTAGTTCCTCCTGTACTCAACCCAATCATCTACAGTGTGAAGACCAAGCAGATCCGCCAAGGAATGCTCCACCTCTTTCTCCCAAAAAATACTGGTTCTACTGTGGAATAG